The proteins below come from a single Mercenaria mercenaria strain notata chromosome 3, MADL_Memer_1, whole genome shotgun sequence genomic window:
- the LOC123524616 gene encoding mpv17-like protein 2, translated as MMINKVQRVARVMFSKYLLVTNTCTASSLLGLGDCIIQQIERLDNQHKTYNFQRTGRMCTMGLLFGPVTHVWYKILDRYLPGTVLRTVASKILADQVVAGPFFCSAFFMGMTLLEGKSSREGMEEVKSKFWTVYMLDWCIWPPAQFINFFFLPPSFRVVYVSGITLVWNTILSWMKHKEQHVEAEVK; from the exons ATGATGATTAACAAAGTACAACGTGTAGCTCGGGTAATGTTTTCCAAATACTTGTTGGTGACAAATACATGTACAGCATCCAGTTTGTTGGGACTTGGAGATTGTATCATACAGCAAATAGAGAGGCTGGACAATCAACATAAAACTTACAACTTTCAAAGGACTG GTCGTATGTGTACAATGGGATTGCTGTTTGGACCAGTTACACATGTTTGGTACAAAATCTTGGACAGATATCTTCCAGGTACTGTTCTACGAACAGTTGCTTCAAAAATACTAGCAGATCAAGTTGTAGCAGGACCATTCTTTTGTTCAGCTTTCTTTATGG gTATGACACTATTAGAGGGCAAGTCCAGTAGAGAGGGTATGGAAGAAGTGAAGTCTAAGTTCTGGACAGTTTACATG CTTGATTGGTGTATATGGCCTCCTGCACAgttcataaatttctttttccTACCACCATCATTCCGTGTAGTATATGTATCTGGTATAACCCTGGTCTGGAACACTATCTTGTCGTGGATGAAACATAAA GAACAGCATGTTGAAGCTGAAGTGAAATGA